The following proteins are co-located in the Ancylothrix sp. D3o genome:
- a CDS encoding bifunctional diguanylate cyclase/phosphodiesterase translates to MKLNQKLYLYSSLARFPLLKKSYTAKIMIVAFLGTHVPLLALIFSFITSHSDSWQTTVRVLVVALVATLIGTGATLYALRHLLMPVILTSDALQNYVKNKKLPVLPTKFIDEAGTLMADTSQTLHQLDELINYISHYDALTGLPNQNLFCQRLEGILSQTENKQRLVAVFLVGIDDYTGLSHALEQDTLSFLLRAIAQRLTTCISSHDILAHINKDEFAIARLEIPSFESAISLAQLFVTSLEKPFLIEQQAIHITASVGIVLNALDEKNDVIKLLHQANIALYQAKEKGRNQYQFFSPETNAKLRDRLILENELHGALKRGEMVVHYQPLIDLQSGQMTAVEALVRWQHPQRGLVSPGLFIPIAEANGLIVPIGEWVLRTACAQTRRWQLDGLPAIRISVNLSARQFEQPNLVEVIREVLTETGRENSFLELEVTESFLMGDVQRSVKTLEELRELGVILALDDFGTGYSSLNYLKRFPVHILKIDRSFVQDLTSNSDSAAVTDAIIALAKTLHLEITAEGIETKDQLDYLQMRGCDEGQGYYFSKPVPAENIAALINKSFS, encoded by the coding sequence ATGAAGCTCAATCAGAAGCTCTACCTGTATTCATCCCTTGCTCGCTTTCCGTTGCTGAAAAAAAGTTACACTGCCAAAATTATGATCGTGGCGTTTTTAGGAACCCACGTTCCTCTGTTAGCTTTAATTTTTAGTTTTATTACATCACACTCGGATTCTTGGCAAACGACCGTGCGAGTGTTGGTAGTTGCTTTGGTGGCTACACTAATAGGAACAGGCGCAACTCTCTACGCATTGCGTCATTTGCTGATGCCGGTTATTTTAACATCCGATGCCCTGCAAAATTATGTGAAAAATAAAAAATTGCCTGTTCTCCCTACAAAATTTATCGATGAAGCGGGAACCTTGATGGCTGATACTTCCCAAACACTTCACCAACTCGATGAATTAATTAACTATATCAGTCACTATGATGCGCTGACGGGATTGCCCAATCAAAATTTATTCTGCCAACGCCTGGAAGGAATTTTATCTCAGACTGAAAATAAACAGCGACTTGTGGCTGTTTTTTTAGTAGGAATTGATGATTACACCGGCCTCAGTCATGCCTTAGAACAGGATACCTTAAGTTTTCTTTTAAGAGCGATTGCCCAGCGGTTAACAACCTGTATTTCTTCCCATGATATCCTGGCTCATATAAACAAGGATGAATTTGCCATTGCTCGTTTAGAAATACCTTCTTTTGAAAGCGCTATCAGTTTAGCCCAATTGTTTGTGACATCCCTAGAAAAGCCTTTTTTAATAGAGCAACAAGCGATTCATATTACAGCCAGTGTTGGCATTGTTTTGAATGCTTTGGACGAAAAAAATGATGTAATTAAGCTGCTGCATCAAGCCAATATTGCCCTTTATCAAGCCAAAGAAAAAGGCCGAAATCAATATCAATTTTTTTCACCGGAAACTAATGCTAAATTACGGGATCGCTTAATTTTAGAAAATGAATTGCACGGGGCCCTAAAAAGAGGTGAAATGGTGGTACACTATCAGCCTTTAATTGACTTGCAATCCGGCCAAATGACAGCCGTTGAAGCTCTTGTTCGCTGGCAACATCCTCAACGCGGTTTAGTGTCTCCGGGGCTGTTTATTCCTATTGCCGAAGCTAATGGTTTAATTGTGCCTATTGGTGAGTGGGTTTTACGCACTGCTTGCGCTCAAACTCGTCGCTGGCAACTTGATGGTTTACCGGCAATTCGTATTTCAGTAAATTTGTCTGCACGACAATTTGAACAACCGAATTTAGTTGAGGTTATTCGGGAAGTTTTGACGGAAACCGGCCGGGAAAATTCTTTCCTTGAATTAGAAGTAACGGAAAGTTTTTTGATGGGTGATGTTCAACGTTCTGTTAAAACTTTAGAAGAATTGCGCGAGTTAGGAGTCATTCTAGCGCTTGATGATTTTGGCACCGGCTATTCTTCTCTTAATTATTTGAAACGTTTTCCGGTTCATATTCTAAAAATTGACCGTTCTTTTGTCCAAGATTTGACATCCAATTCTGATAGTGCTGCTGTTACTGATGCTATTATTGCTTTAGCAAAAACGCTGCATTTAGAAATCACGGCTGAGGGTATAGAAACGAAAGATCAGCTTGATTATTTGCAAATGCGTGGTTGTGATGAAGGTCAAGGTTATTATTTTAGCAAGCCGGTGCCGGCTGAAAATATTGCTGCTTTGATTAATAAGAGTTTTTCCTAA
- a CDS encoding C39 family peptidase yields the protein MLQIKFLCDSVLKQQPLQSSQLSAEQKCDIKAGCSYDVQVYTPMLDHVKVTFANQNFQGKNTWYVYQKHAVIVKDKKVVCPSEIKLKVPYKSQLDNTAYPYGTCNVTSIAMALSYLGLKGKNPKQQLEDEFHHWMQAKNLDRHSPQDLAKLVEGYGYKDTFKTNATVEEVQEWLILGNPAVIHGYFTASGHIVCVVGFNQKGFIINDPYGQWHSDGYDTYSSGAGLTYSYGMIDKTCRHDGDFWVHFISKK from the coding sequence ATGCTACAAATCAAATTTCTGTGCGATTCTGTTCTCAAACAACAACCCCTGCAATCTTCGCAATTATCCGCCGAGCAAAAATGCGATATCAAAGCAGGGTGCAGTTATGATGTGCAAGTGTACACACCCATGCTTGATCACGTCAAAGTTACGTTTGCAAACCAGAATTTTCAAGGTAAAAATACTTGGTATGTTTACCAAAAACACGCGGTTATAGTCAAAGATAAAAAAGTTGTTTGTCCGTCGGAAATTAAACTCAAGGTTCCCTATAAATCGCAGTTGGATAATACAGCCTATCCCTACGGAACTTGCAATGTTACGAGCATAGCAATGGCTCTTTCTTATTTGGGTTTAAAAGGCAAAAATCCCAAACAACAACTCGAAGATGAGTTTCACCATTGGATGCAAGCGAAAAATTTAGACCGGCATTCCCCTCAAGATTTAGCTAAATTGGTGGAAGGTTACGGTTACAAAGACACCTTCAAAACAAACGCCACCGTTGAAGAAGTTCAAGAGTGGTTAATTCTAGGTAATCCTGCTGTCATTCACGGATATTTTACGGCATCGGGTCATATTGTTTGCGTGGTTGGTTTTAACCAAAAAGGCTTTATTATTAATGACCCCTATGGTCAATGGCACTCTGATGGCTATGATACTTATTCTTCTGGTGCCGGTTTGACTTATTCCTATGGAATGATTGATAAAACTTGCCGGCACGATGGCGATTTCTGGGTACATTTCATCTCCAAAAAGTAA
- a CDS encoding histidine phosphatase family protein — protein sequence MAQIVWIARHANRLDFVNPEWFNTAERRYDPPLSDDGIEQAKLLGKRLKGAGIRHIFASPFLRTVQTAHAVSDIIGVPVKVEAGLSEWLNAEWMTEKPETLPISALHSQFPNLDISYSSAVIPTYPETEETVFGRSALTAKLLAEEYPEDILLVGHGASVLGAVLGLTNNQADAEMKVNLCCLFKLVRHGEQWLIELNGDTSHLK from the coding sequence ATGGCTCAAATTGTCTGGATCGCAAGACACGCAAACCGGCTCGACTTTGTTAACCCAGAATGGTTTAATACAGCAGAACGGCGGTACGATCCTCCCCTCTCGGATGACGGAATCGAACAAGCAAAACTGCTAGGAAAACGCCTCAAAGGTGCCGGAATTAGACATATTTTTGCCTCCCCATTTTTGCGAACCGTACAAACAGCCCATGCGGTTAGCGACATTATTGGAGTGCCGGTGAAAGTTGAGGCCGGTTTAAGCGAATGGCTAAACGCCGAATGGATGACAGAAAAACCCGAAACTCTCCCCATCAGCGCCTTACATTCCCAATTTCCAAATCTTGACATTAGCTATTCTTCTGCTGTTATCCCCACTTACCCGGAAACTGAGGAAACAGTCTTTGGCAGATCCGCTTTAACAGCAAAACTGCTCGCCGAAGAATACCCCGAAGATATCTTATTAGTTGGACACGGCGCTTCTGTTTTAGGTGCCGTTTTGGGCTTAACTAATAACCAAGCTGACGCCGAAATGAAAGTTAATCTTTGTTGCCTTTTCAAATTGGTACGGCATGGTGAACAATGGTTGATAGAACTCAATGGCGATACGTCGCATTTAAAATAG
- a CDS encoding glucokinase, with the protein MTKVLAGDIGGTKTILRLTDVQSKGKIRLFQEKYPSAKYPDLVPLVREFLAAAETALGEKQIPEKACFAIAGPVVNNTAKLTNLPWLLEAHRLERDLGIGKVSLINDFAAVGYGVVALDSEDIHTLQAGKFDIKAPIAIIGAGTGLGQCFGVPLGANYHIFSTEGGHTDFAPRNQLEFDLLEYLIDKYSITRVSVERVVSGQGIVAIYQFLRDRQGSHNSKVAEIVRSWEQQAGRKEKTVDPAAAISSAALEKSDDLSEETMQIFVEAYGAEAGNLALKLLPYGGLYVAGGIAAKILPLLQEDNRFMDAFRHKGRVSGLVERVPVRVVLNPEVGLIGSASYAAHL; encoded by the coding sequence ATGACAAAAGTATTAGCCGGTGATATTGGCGGAACTAAAACAATTTTACGCTTGACGGATGTGCAATCAAAAGGTAAAATTCGCCTCTTTCAAGAAAAATATCCAAGTGCAAAATATCCCGATTTAGTCCCGCTGGTGCGGGAGTTTTTGGCAGCAGCAGAAACAGCATTAGGCGAAAAACAAATCCCCGAAAAAGCTTGTTTTGCCATTGCGGGGCCGGTGGTTAATAACACAGCCAAATTAACCAATTTACCCTGGTTATTGGAAGCACACCGGCTAGAACGTGATTTAGGCATTGGCAAAGTAAGTTTAATCAACGATTTTGCCGCTGTTGGTTACGGAGTTGTAGCTTTAGACTCAGAAGATATTCATACTTTACAAGCCGGTAAATTTGATATAAAAGCACCCATTGCTATTATCGGTGCCGGCACCGGCTTGGGGCAATGTTTTGGCGTTCCCCTAGGCGCGAATTATCACATCTTTTCCACAGAAGGCGGGCACACAGATTTTGCGCCCCGCAATCAATTAGAATTTGATTTATTGGAGTATTTGATTGATAAATATAGCATCACTCGTGTCTCGGTTGAGCGGGTCGTTTCCGGTCAAGGAATTGTAGCAATTTATCAATTTTTACGCGACCGGCAAGGCAGTCACAATTCAAAAGTAGCCGAAATTGTCCGCAGTTGGGAACAGCAAGCAGGACGCAAAGAAAAAACTGTTGATCCCGCCGCCGCCATTTCTTCAGCCGCCTTAGAAAAAAGCGATGATTTATCTGAAGAAACTATGCAAATTTTTGTGGAAGCTTACGGCGCAGAAGCAGGAAATTTAGCCTTGAAATTATTACCCTATGGCGGTCTTTATGTAGCCGGAGGAATTGCTGCAAAAATTTTGCCATTACTTCAAGAAGATAACCGATTTATGGATGCTTTTAGGCATAAAGGACGGGTTTCTGGATTGGTAGAAAGAGTGCCGGTGCGGGTAGTTTTAAACCCCGAAGTTGGCTTAATTGGCTCCGCCAGCTACGCCGCACACTTGTAA
- the ylqF gene encoding ribosome biogenesis GTPase YlqF, producing MSIQWYPGHIAKAERQLAEQLKRVDVVLEVRDARIPLATQHPQIETWVGGKSRVLVINRLDMIPPGVRQNWEKWFRSEGGTAYFTDAQNGQGVKSVLKAAQGAGVAINEKRASRGMLPRAVRAVVIGFPNVGKSALINRLLNRRVVDSAARAGVTRSLRWVRISPEIELLDAPGVIPVKLEDQENAYKLAICDDIGDASYEDYLAAVKLIDLMTYVEAISEGLVSLEGVKSRYEIDPLLGNAEDFLQKVAQVKFKGDVERTAKLILTEFRKGILGPVPLELPPVM from the coding sequence ATGAGTATTCAATGGTATCCGGGGCATATTGCCAAGGCTGAACGGCAACTTGCAGAACAGTTAAAACGAGTAGATGTAGTTTTGGAAGTGCGCGATGCGCGTATTCCTTTGGCAACGCAACACCCGCAGATAGAAACTTGGGTGGGGGGCAAAAGTCGGGTTTTGGTAATCAACCGGCTTGATATGATTCCCCCCGGAGTGCGGCAAAATTGGGAAAAATGGTTTAGATCCGAAGGCGGAACAGCATATTTTACCGATGCACAAAATGGGCAAGGTGTCAAGTCTGTTTTAAAAGCTGCTCAGGGTGCCGGTGTGGCCATTAATGAAAAACGGGCCTCGCGGGGAATGTTGCCGCGTGCGGTGCGAGCGGTGGTGATAGGATTTCCGAATGTGGGAAAATCGGCGTTAATTAACCGGCTTTTAAACCGCCGGGTGGTAGACAGTGCAGCGCGTGCGGGGGTGACTCGTAGTTTGCGCTGGGTAAGAATTTCACCAGAAATTGAATTGTTGGATGCGCCTGGGGTAATTCCTGTGAAGCTGGAAGATCAGGAAAATGCCTATAAATTAGCAATTTGTGATGATATTGGCGATGCTTCTTATGAGGATTATTTAGCGGCGGTTAAGTTGATAGATTTAATGACTTATGTAGAAGCGATCAGCGAGGGTTTAGTGAGTTTGGAGGGCGTTAAATCTCGTTATGAAATTGACCCGTTATTGGGGAATGCTGAGGATTTTTTGCAAAAGGTTGCTCAGGTGAAGTTTAAGGGAGATGTGGAGAGAACTGCGAAGTTAATTTTAACTGAGTTTCGCAAGGGAATATTGGGGCCGGTGCCTTTGGAATTACCGCCGGTGATGTGA
- a CDS encoding universal stress protein, giving the protein MFKTVLFPMDQSRESREAADTVVNMVKTFSSRLVLLSVVEPADPETPAGSTMSSPDAIAELLKNAQSMFSQKGIDAQIIEREGKPAFTICDVADEIGAELIIMGCRGMGLTEEGASESVTNRVINLAPCPVLIVP; this is encoded by the coding sequence ATGTTTAAGACTGTTTTATTTCCCATGGATCAAAGCCGCGAATCCCGCGAGGCTGCGGATACTGTTGTTAATATGGTTAAAACCTTTAGCAGTCGTTTGGTTTTGTTGTCGGTGGTAGAGCCGGCAGATCCCGAAACGCCTGCCGGTAGCACGATGTCATCGCCCGATGCCATAGCGGAATTGCTCAAAAATGCTCAATCGATGTTTTCTCAAAAAGGCATCGATGCTCAAATTATCGAACGCGAAGGCAAGCCGGCTTTTACGATTTGCGATGTGGCTGACGAAATTGGCGCCGAATTGATTATCATGGGGTGCCGGGGGATGGGTTTAACTGAAGAGGGCGCTTCTGAGAGCGTCACCAACCGCGTTATCAACCTCGCACCCTGTCCGGTGTTAATTGTGCCATAG
- a CDS encoding phosphoglycerate kinase, whose translation MPKKTVANLSESDLAGKRVLVRADFNVPLDDSGNITDDTRIRAALPTIQDLAGKGAKVILCSHFGRPKGVEEKYRLTPVSARLSELLGKTVVKCDDCIGDEVAAAISNMQNGDVALLENVRFYPDEEKNNPEFAAKLAANADLYVNDAFGTAHRAHASTEGVTKYLKPSVAGYLIEKELQYLQAAIENPQRPLAAIIGGSKVSSKIGVIETLLEKCDKLIIGGGMVFTFFKARGLNVGKSLVEEDKLELAKTLEAKAKEKGVQLLLPTDVVVADKFAADANSQVVSIENIPDGWMGLDIGPDSVKFFQEALADCKAVIWNGPMGVFEIDKFAVGTEAIARTLAELTPKGTTTIIGGGDSVAAVEKVGLAEQMSHISTGGGASLELLEGKVLPGIAALDEA comes from the coding sequence ATGCCCAAGAAAACTGTAGCAAATTTATCGGAGTCAGACCTAGCGGGTAAGCGCGTGTTGGTGCGGGCCGATTTTAACGTGCCTTTAGACGATAGCGGCAACATCACCGATGATACCCGTATCCGGGCTGCACTGCCGACGATTCAAGACTTAGCCGGCAAAGGCGCAAAGGTGATTTTGTGCTCTCACTTCGGACGTCCCAAAGGTGTTGAGGAAAAATACCGCCTCACGCCGGTGTCTGCACGTCTCTCGGAATTGTTGGGTAAAACCGTTGTCAAGTGCGATGATTGCATTGGCGATGAAGTAGCAGCCGCCATTTCCAATATGCAAAACGGCGATGTCGCTTTGTTGGAAAACGTCCGCTTCTACCCCGATGAAGAAAAGAATAACCCGGAATTTGCCGCTAAGTTAGCCGCCAATGCTGACTTGTATGTAAACGATGCGTTTGGTACTGCTCACCGTGCCCACGCTTCCACCGAAGGCGTCACCAAATATCTTAAGCCTTCTGTGGCCGGTTATTTGATTGAAAAAGAATTGCAATATTTGCAAGCTGCTATCGAAAATCCCCAACGTCCTTTAGCTGCAATTATTGGCGGTTCTAAAGTTTCTAGCAAAATTGGTGTGATTGAAACTTTGCTAGAAAAATGCGACAAATTGATCATCGGTGGCGGGATGGTGTTTACTTTCTTCAAAGCTCGCGGCTTGAATGTTGGTAAGTCTTTGGTGGAAGAAGATAAACTCGAACTTGCTAAAACTTTAGAAGCTAAAGCTAAAGAAAAAGGTGTGCAATTGTTGCTACCTACTGATGTGGTTGTGGCTGATAAATTTGCTGCTGATGCTAATTCTCAAGTTGTCAGCATTGAAAATATCCCCGATGGCTGGATGGGTTTAGATATTGGCCCGGATTCTGTTAAGTTTTTCCAAGAAGCTTTAGCCGATTGCAAGGCGGTAATTTGGAATGGCCCGATGGGGGTTTTTGAAATTGATAAGTTTGCTGTAGGTACGGAAGCTATTGCTCGGACTTTGGCAGAATTAACTCCCAAGGGTACTACTACAATTATCGGTGGTGGTGACTCGGTTGCTGCTGTGGAAAAAGTTGGTTTGGCTGAGCAAATGAGCCACATTTCTACTGGCGGCGGCGCTAGTTTGGAATTGCTCGAAGGTAAAGTTCTCCCCGGTATTGCGGCGTTGGATGAAGCCTAA
- the atpC gene encoding ATP synthase F1 subunit epsilon, with product MALNLHLTTPSKTIWDAPATEIILPTKTGLVGILKGHVPLMTMIDTGLVKIRFEKIWIPIYVSGGFASVEKDEITILVNEAERGNKIDVEAAKTALEMAEITFSEAEKPAEKLLAAQRLKKAKYRLAAAVEFPAVVPVNLPGEAKNLSGNKQSLEMLEKLE from the coding sequence ATGGCTTTAAATCTTCATTTAACGACTCCTTCAAAAACAATTTGGGATGCACCGGCCACTGAGATAATTTTGCCAACAAAAACCGGCCTGGTGGGAATTCTTAAAGGTCATGTGCCGCTGATGACGATGATAGACACCGGCCTGGTGAAAATTCGCTTTGAAAAAATCTGGATTCCTATTTATGTAAGTGGTGGTTTTGCTTCAGTAGAAAAAGATGAAATAACAATTTTGGTCAATGAGGCAGAAAGAGGCAATAAAATAGATGTTGAGGCGGCGAAAACGGCCCTGGAAATGGCGGAGATAACTTTTTCGGAGGCGGAAAAACCGGCAGAAAAACTGTTAGCAGCACAACGCTTAAAAAAAGCTAAATACCGACTCGCGGCTGCGGTTGAGTTTCCTGCTGTGGTGCCGGTGAATTTACCCGGAGAAGCCAAGAATTTATCGGGCAATAAACAAAGTTTGGAAATGTTGGAAAAGTTGGAATAG
- a CDS encoding alpha/beta fold hydrolase: MAIQQDLIKVGNLEWFYRESNPVGESDKLPVVLLHGFPSQSHCWTEVMPILTQNGFRCIAPDWVGFGLSSKPEKRDFAYTPDAFIEALGGFVKALEVDKFHLVVQGFLGSVGLQYALRYPEQVGRLAILNAPVFKEAKVPFRIQQLGLPFVGDMVTQDPLSVERILEAGCRLPISDQDLDIYRRPFLKTSAAGRSLLYTVRNLQLNQAMAEVESGFAGWSHPTLVMWGMTDPWLSFEGAEKFAGILQTKEVVKLPESAHYPQEHWSEDVGNGITTFLRRSEV, translated from the coding sequence GTGGCTATTCAACAAGATTTAATTAAAGTAGGCAATTTAGAGTGGTTTTATCGGGAGTCTAATCCGGTGGGGGAATCGGATAAGTTGCCGGTGGTTTTGCTACATGGGTTTCCCTCTCAGAGTCATTGTTGGACTGAGGTGATGCCGATTTTGACGCAAAATGGGTTTCGCTGTATTGCGCCTGATTGGGTTGGGTTTGGTTTGTCTTCTAAGCCAGAAAAGCGCGATTTTGCCTATACTCCTGATGCTTTTATTGAGGCTTTGGGGGGGTTTGTGAAGGCGCTGGAGGTTGATAAGTTTCATTTGGTTGTGCAGGGGTTTTTGGGTTCGGTTGGGTTGCAGTATGCTTTGCGTTACCCAGAACAAGTTGGCCGGTTGGCGATTTTGAATGCGCCGGTTTTTAAGGAGGCTAAGGTGCCTTTTCGTATTCAGCAGCTTGGTTTGCCGTTTGTTGGCGATATGGTGACTCAAGATCCTCTTTCTGTTGAGCGCATTCTTGAGGCCGGTTGCCGGTTGCCCATTTCTGATCAAGATTTAGATATCTATCGCCGGCCTTTTTTGAAGACTTCTGCTGCTGGGCGTAGTTTGCTTTATACGGTTCGCAATTTGCAACTTAATCAGGCGATGGCTGAGGTTGAAAGCGGTTTTGCCGGTTGGAGTCATCCGACTTTGGTTATGTGGGGAATGACTGACCCTTGGTTAAGTTTTGAAGGGGCAGAAAAATTTGCGGGTATTTTGCAAACTAAAGAAGTGGTGAAGTTGCCAGAAAGTGCTCATTATCCCCAGGAGCATTGGTCGGAAGACGTGGGAAATGGGATTACAACATTTTTACGGCGCTCTGAGGTTTAG
- the psbQ gene encoding photosystem II protein PsbQ, with the protein MSRFRSVLAVVLVVFASFFFSFASFAATKAATYTPAQVQLIKKYEPRIAEYRGRMDELQALIKKREWVNVGSFIHGPLGQLRQDIGYLNRNLLPKDQPQAREAAKDLFVDLEAIDKAAEVGNYTLAVQKYNQALNDFDAYLKLVPQV; encoded by the coding sequence ATGTCTCGTTTTCGGTCAGTTTTGGCGGTTGTTTTGGTGGTTTTTGCGTCGTTTTTCTTTAGTTTTGCCAGTTTTGCGGCGACAAAGGCGGCGACTTATACACCGGCTCAAGTTCAGCTTATTAAGAAATATGAACCTCGTATTGCTGAGTACCGGGGACGGATGGATGAGTTGCAAGCGTTGATTAAAAAACGCGAATGGGTGAATGTTGGTTCTTTTATTCACGGGCCTTTGGGCCAGTTGCGGCAGGATATTGGTTATTTAAACCGCAATTTGTTGCCGAAGGATCAACCGCAGGCGCGTGAGGCGGCGAAAGACCTTTTTGTTGATTTGGAGGCTATTGATAAGGCTGCGGAGGTGGGTAATTATACTTTGGCGGTACAGAAGTATAACCAGGCTTTGAATGATTTTGATGCTTATTTGAAGTTGGTTCCGCAGGTTTAA
- a CDS encoding FAD-binding oxidoreductase — protein MDVVVVGCGVVGASIAYELSRVSGLRVRVLEKDEPALGSTAAALGVLMGVVSHKVKGKNWRLRLASMRRYESLIPELEELTGRRILYNRNGILMLCFDEEELGRKQHLAEVRKSQGFELEIIGLDNFKKRFPQVCCEGVLGAVFSPDDRQVDPVGLTAALVDGAQRNGAVFEFGVGVEGFDFNAEKARVEVRIRGGIIGADWVVIAAGLGSFGLQNQVEIKPVLGQGLLLRLPQPLADNCEPVITGNDVHIVPVGGGDYWVGATVEFTDVADDGLLDEVLRQAVQFCPQLEGGEIVRKWSGLRPRPEGRPAPVIEALSGYKNVLLATGHYRNGVLLAPATALAIRQMIAPEVV, from the coding sequence ATGGATGTTGTTGTTGTTGGTTGTGGGGTTGTTGGGGCTTCTATTGCTTATGAGTTGAGTAGGGTTTCGGGTTTGCGGGTTAGGGTTTTGGAGAAGGATGAACCGGCTTTGGGATCTACTGCGGCGGCGCTTGGGGTTTTGATGGGGGTGGTTAGTCATAAGGTGAAGGGGAAAAATTGGCGGTTGCGTTTGGCTAGTATGCGGCGTTATGAAAGTTTAATTCCTGAGTTGGAAGAGTTGACGGGAAGAAGGATTTTATATAACCGGAATGGGATTTTGATGTTGTGTTTTGATGAGGAGGAGTTGGGGAGAAAACAACATCTTGCTGAGGTTCGTAAATCACAGGGTTTTGAGTTAGAAATTATTGGTTTGGATAATTTTAAAAAACGTTTTCCGCAGGTGTGTTGTGAGGGGGTTTTGGGTGCGGTTTTTTCTCCTGATGACCGGCAAGTTGATCCGGTTGGTTTGACTGCGGCTTTGGTTGATGGTGCTCAAAGAAATGGGGCGGTTTTTGAGTTTGGGGTGGGGGTTGAGGGGTTTGATTTTAATGCGGAAAAAGCCAGGGTTGAGGTGAGGATAAGGGGGGGAATTATAGGGGCTGATTGGGTGGTTATTGCGGCGGGTTTGGGCAGTTTTGGTCTGCAAAATCAGGTGGAAATTAAGCCGGTTTTGGGTCAAGGTTTGTTGTTGCGTTTGCCGCAACCTTTGGCGGATAATTGTGAGCCGGTGATTACGGGTAATGATGTGCACATTGTGCCGGTTGGTGGTGGTGATTATTGGGTGGGGGCGACGGTTGAGTTTACGGATGTGGCGGATGATGGTTTGTTGGATGAGGTTTTGCGTCAAGCAGTGCAATTTTGCCCGCAATTAGAAGGCGGGGAGATTGTGAGAAAATGGTCGGGGTTGCGTCCGCGTCCAGAAGGGCGACCGGCGCCGGTGATTGAAGCGTTATCTGGTTATAAAAATGTTTTGCTGGCAACCGGCCATTACCGGAATGGGGTTTTGTTGGCGCCGGCTACTGCTTTGGCTATTCGTCAAATGATTGCGCCAGAGGTTGTTTGA
- a CDS encoding FHA domain-containing protein: MITLTLVHRLSNLPAQSWTFENQTLIRVGRSADNDVILHSAVVSRHHIELKRRGCRWTLVNLSSNGTYLEDHAIIEVPVTDNMMIRLANSGPQIHIKTGITHFKNLPKPTQTTSGAII, from the coding sequence GTGATTACTCTCACCTTGGTGCATCGACTTTCCAACCTACCGGCCCAAAGCTGGACATTTGAAAACCAAACGCTGATCCGCGTTGGCAGATCCGCCGACAACGACGTTATTTTGCACAGCGCAGTCGTTTCCCGCCACCACATCGAACTCAAACGTCGAGGGTGCCGGTGGACACTCGTTAACCTCAGCAGTAACGGAACCTACCTCGAAGATCATGCCATCATCGAAGTCCCCGTTACCGATAATATGATGATCCGCCTCGCCAATTCTGGCCCCCAAATACACATCAAAACAGGTATAACCCACTTTAAAAACCTCCCCAAACCCACTCAAACAACCTCTGGCGCAATCATTTGA